The following DNA comes from Candidatus Tanganyikabacteria bacterium.
CAAGTAGAGAGGGGCTTGTATGACCACCCGCACCACCAAGGCCCTGGTCGTCGGCGCCGGCCCGGGCGGCTACGCCTGCGCGCTGCGCCTGGCGCACCACGGCATCAAGCCGATCCTGGTCGAGAAGGGGGCCCTGGGGGGCACCTGCCTCAACGTCGGCTGCATTCCGTCGAAAGCGGTCATCACGGCGGCGAAGTTCGCCGACAAGGCCCGCCATGCGGATCAGATGGGCATCAAGGTGGGCGGCGTCCAGGTGGATCTGCCTGCGCTGATGAAATGGAAGGACGACATCGTCAAGAAACTGGTCGGCGGCGTCGGGCAACTGTGCAAGGGCACGGGCGTCGAGGTGATCTACGGGCGGGCGCAGTTCAAGTCGGCCCGCGAGGTCGAGATCATCACCGAGACCGGGCCGGTGACCATCCAGGCCGAAAACGTGGTCGTCGCCACCGGCAGCGTGCCCATCGAGATCCCCGGTTTCAAGACGGACGGCGATCGCGTCGTCGACTCGACCGGCGCGTTGGCCCTCACCGAGGTGCCCAGGCGCCTGGTGGTGATCGGCGGCGGCTACATCGGGCTGGAACTGGGGATCGCCTACCGCAAGCTAGGCTCGAAAGTGACCGTGGTCGAGGCCCTGGACCAGATCCTGCCGGGGTTCGACCCCGAAATCGCCCGCCTGCTCGATCGCAAGCTCAAGAAACTCGGCATCGAGATCTTCCTGAAAGCCAAGGCCAAGGGCTGGAGCCCCGGCAAGGACGAGGCCATCGTGGGCATCGAGGTCGAGGGCCAGGCCAAGACCCTGCCTGCCGACAAGATCCTGGTCACGGTGGGCCGCAAGCCCTTCTCGGCCGGCCTGGCGCTCGAGCAGGCCGGCCTGACACTCACGGATCGCGGCTTCCTGGCAGTCAACGACCGCATGCAGACCGCGGTCTCCGGGATATACGCCATCGGCGACCTGGTGGGCAACCCCATGCTGGCCCACAAGGCGTACCGCGAGGCCGAGGTCGCCGCCGACGTCATCGCCGGCAAGGCCGCCGCCTTCGACGCCCGCTGCATCCCGGCGGTGGTCTTCACCGACCCCGAAATAGCCACGGCGGGGCTGATGGAGCCCGAGGCCAAGGCGCAGGGCCTGGAATACAAGGTCGGCAAGTTCCCCTTCGCGGCGCTGGGGCGGGCCATGACGGCCGGCGAGACCGACGGCGTCTGCAAGGTCCTGCTGGATGCGAAGACCGAGGAGATCCTGGGTGTGGCCATCATCGGGCCCAACGCCTCGGACCTCATCGCCGAGGCCGCCCTGGCCATCGAGATGGGCGCCGTGTTCGACGACATCGGCCTGACCATCCACGCCCACCCGACCCTGCCCGAGGCGCTCAAGGAAGCCGTGCTGGCCGCCAAGGGCGAGGCCTTGCACGCCCTGCCCGGCCCGGCGCCCGTGCGGGCGTAGCCTACTCGCCGGGCATGTGCGCCCGGTCGGCCTGGTCGGGAATCGGCAA
Coding sequences within:
- the lpdA gene encoding dihydrolipoyl dehydrogenase, with protein sequence MTTRTTKALVVGAGPGGYACALRLAHHGIKPILVEKGALGGTCLNVGCIPSKAVITAAKFADKARHADQMGIKVGGVQVDLPALMKWKDDIVKKLVGGVGQLCKGTGVEVIYGRAQFKSAREVEIITETGPVTIQAENVVVATGSVPIEIPGFKTDGDRVVDSTGALALTEVPRRLVVIGGGYIGLELGIAYRKLGSKVTVVEALDQILPGFDPEIARLLDRKLKKLGIEIFLKAKAKGWSPGKDEAIVGIEVEGQAKTLPADKILVTVGRKPFSAGLALEQAGLTLTDRGFLAVNDRMQTAVSGIYAIGDLVGNPMLAHKAYREAEVAADVIAGKAAAFDARCIPAVVFTDPEIATAGLMEPEAKAQGLEYKVGKFPFAALGRAMTAGETDGVCKVLLDAKTEEILGVAIIGPNASDLIAEAALAIEMGAVFDDIGLTIHAHPTLPEALKEAVLAAKGEALHALPGPAPVRA